CGGGGGGTGGGCGGCGGGGCTCGACGGGGTGCTGGAGCCGTTGCGGCGGGAGTTGGCGCGGTATTGCCTGCGGCCGCCGAGGGTGACGTTGTCGGGGGTGGGGGAGGCGGTGGTGGCGACCGGGGCGTTGCGGCTGGCTCTCGACCATGTCGAGGAGCAACTGTTCGCGGTGGAGGGGACGGTGACGTCCCGTCACTGAGAGGGGCTTGTTCCGCCCCCGCCGCCCCTACACCCTTCCCGTCCCCCAGGGGCTCCGCCCCTTCGACCCGGGGCGGGGGCTCCGCCCCCCGCACCCCGGCACGGGGCTTCGCCCCGTCTGCACAGTTCTTCCGCGCCCCTGAAAGGGTCCGTCAGGACGCTCGGCGTTCCGGTGTGGGGTCTATCTCCACGCCGCCCGCGTCGCCGAACGTCAGTCGGCACGTGTCCGCGCGGTACGTGGCGACCGATACCGCCGCCGTGCGGCCGGCCGCGTAGAAGCGGGTGGTGACGACCAGGACCGGGGAGCCGGGGAGCCGGTCGAGTTCCTTCGCGTCCTCCGCGCTCGCGGAGCCGAGCTCCACCGCGCGGTACTCGCCCTCCAGTTCCAGCCGGTGCAGCTCGCGCAGCACCGCACGCGCGCGGGCCGCGCCGGAGGGGGCGTCGATGCCCGAGAGGTCGGGCACGGAGACCCCCGGGACGTACAGCAGTTCGGCGGCCACGGGCTGACCGTGCGACACCCGGGTGCGCCGTACCGTGTGGACGTCCTCGTCGCGCCCGGTCTCCAGCAGTTCCGTCACCGCGGCCGGCGCCGGCGCGGCCTGGCAGTCGACGGCCTGCCAGGCGTCGTCCCCCTCGCCCGGCCAGGTCTGTTCCTCGGAGCCGACGGCCACCCCCATGCGCGGCGGCGCGACCGTCGTGCCGACGCCCCGGCGGCGCTGCAGCCTGCCCTCCAGTTCGAGCTGCTCCAGCGCCTGCCGCAACGTGGCCCGGGCGACGCCGAAACGCGCCGCCAGATCCCGCTCGTTGGGCAGGATCTCGCCCACCGAGAACTCCGAGTCGAGCGCCTGTGTGAGCACGTTCTTCAGATGCCAGTACTTCGGCTCCGGCACCGTCTCCAGCTGCGTGGTCCCCACCCTGTCCTCCGCATTCGCCGTGACCCGGCGGCGTTTTGGCGCCCTTGTTTATTAAAGGTTGTTGCACTTCTCTGGACCATAAAACGGTCCCCACCCTTGGTCAAGACCAATCGGGCAACCCGGGAAATTCCCGGAGACTCGCGCTCGGCGTGGCCCGCCGGGCGTGCGCGCCTCCGGCATGGAAGACGTCGCCGACGCCCGCCAGGTCCCCCCACCCCACGAATTGCCGGACCAGGTCCCCCTCCGGCACGCGCCCATCCCACCGCGCCGCCACCCAACGTGTC
The DNA window shown above is from Streptomyces sp. NBC_00670 and carries:
- a CDS encoding GntR family transcriptional regulator; this encodes MGTTQLETVPEPKYWHLKNVLTQALDSEFSVGEILPNERDLAARFGVARATLRQALEQLELEGRLQRRRGVGTTVAPPRMGVAVGSEEQTWPGEGDDAWQAVDCQAAPAPAAVTELLETGRDEDVHTVRRTRVSHGQPVAAELLYVPGVSVPDLSGIDAPSGAARARAVLRELHRLELEGEYRAVELGSASAEDAKELDRLPGSPVLVVTTRFYAAGRTAAVSVATYRADTCRLTFGDAGGVEIDPTPERRAS